A genomic segment from Sorangium aterium encodes:
- a CDS encoding winged helix-turn-helix domain-containing protein: MKDTLSAAEARRIALAAQGFRVERPGPATTKQQLTRLIERLGVVQIDSVNVVSRTHYLPAFSRLGAYPRPMLEELAWARKRPLFEYWAHEASLLPLTTQPLLRWRMADAHDGVGVWKGVARFLREHRPMADRALEQVRERGPLAASELEIGTKGPGGWWGWSDAKRAAECLFWIGQLTTATRRGTFERVYDLPEKVLPRAVIEAPTPAREDAQRALIRIAARALGVATERDLRDHFRMGVAETKARVAELVEAGDLLPVGVKGWREPAFLDPAARRPRRIEACALLSPFDNLIWFRERTERMFGVRVRLEIYTPAEKRTHGYYVLPFLEGDAITARVDLKADRKAGVLVVQASHAEPWAGAQTPERLAGELRTMAAWLGLERVRVEPRGDLAERLAGALSGR, from the coding sequence ATGAAGGACACCCTGTCGGCGGCGGAGGCCAGGCGCATCGCGCTGGCGGCGCAGGGCTTCCGGGTGGAGCGACCCGGGCCGGCGACGACGAAGCAGCAGCTGACCCGGCTGATCGAGCGGCTGGGCGTTGTGCAGATCGACAGCGTCAACGTCGTCTCGCGCACCCATTACCTGCCGGCCTTCTCGCGGCTGGGGGCCTATCCGCGGCCGATGCTGGAGGAGCTCGCGTGGGCGAGGAAGCGGCCGCTGTTCGAGTACTGGGCGCACGAGGCCTCGCTGCTGCCGCTCACCACCCAGCCGCTGCTGCGCTGGCGGATGGCCGACGCGCACGACGGGGTGGGCGTCTGGAAGGGTGTGGCGCGCTTCCTGCGCGAGCACCGGCCGATGGCGGACCGGGCGCTGGAACAGGTCCGCGAGCGCGGGCCGCTGGCCGCCTCCGAGCTCGAGATCGGCACGAAGGGGCCGGGCGGCTGGTGGGGCTGGAGCGACGCCAAGCGGGCGGCCGAGTGCCTGTTCTGGATCGGCCAGCTGACGACCGCCACCCGGCGGGGGACCTTCGAGAGGGTGTATGACCTGCCGGAGAAGGTGCTGCCCAGGGCCGTGATCGAGGCGCCGACGCCCGCGCGCGAGGACGCTCAGCGCGCGCTGATCCGCATCGCCGCCCGGGCCCTAGGCGTGGCGACCGAGCGGGACCTGCGGGACCATTTCCGCATGGGGGTTGCCGAGACGAAGGCGCGGGTCGCCGAGCTCGTCGAGGCCGGTGATCTGCTCCCCGTGGGCGTGAAGGGCTGGCGGGAGCCGGCCTTCCTCGATCCCGCCGCCCGGCGGCCGCGTCGGATCGAGGCCTGCGCCCTCCTCTCGCCCTTCGACAACCTGATCTGGTTCCGCGAGCGCACCGAGCGGATGTTCGGCGTGCGGGTGCGGCTCGAGATCTACACGCCCGCGGAGAAGCGGACCCACGGCTACTACGTGCTGCCGTTCCTCGAGGGCGATGCGATCACCGCGCGGGTCGACCTGAAGGCCGATCGCAAGGCGGGCGTGCTGGTCGTGCAGGCAAGCCACGCCGAGCCCTGGGCGGGCGCGCAGACGCCGGAACGGCTGGCGGGCGAGCTGCGGACCATGGCCGCGTGGCTGGGCCTGGAGCGCGTGCGGGTGGAGCCGAGGGGCGACCTGGCCGAGCGGCTGGCGGGGGCCCTGTCGGGCAGATAG